The following nucleotide sequence is from Clostridiales bacterium.
GTTTTCGCTTACAGTGACAAGATTAAACCCTTTTTCTTTTAAAGTTTTGATTATATCGGGCAATGCCTCTAGCGTGTTTTTGGTAGGATGCATAAGTATTAGATCGCCGTTTGAAGCTTTTGTGGTGGCCCTTTTATAAATCAAAGATGTGTTTTTGTCGCGCCAGTCAATAGTGTCTTTGGTCCACATGATAGTTTTGTATCCAAGCTCATCGGCAACTTCCAAGGTAAGCTTGTTATACGAACCCGATGGCGGCGCAAAAAGCGTGGTTTTTTTGCCGCAGATGCTTTCAATTAATTTTTCTGTAACATAAATTTCCTCGCGGTTTCGCTCGCGGGATAAGTTTTTGTGGTCTTTATGA
It contains:
- a CDS encoding polysaccharide deacetylase family protein, with the translated sequence MAIKDDIAQVFKSGEPQAYYNGDTAKNNISLMINVYWGTEYIDDMLLVFEKYDIKCTFFIGGCWAANNQDVLKDIAQHGHEIGNHGYFHKDHKNLSRERNREEIYVTEKLIESICGKKTTLFAPPSGSYNKLTLEVADELGYKTIMWTKDTIDWRDKNTSLIYKRATTKASNGDLILMHPTKNTLEALPDIIKTLKEKGFNLVTVSENIATVSKV